Within Chelatococcus sp. HY11, the genomic segment ACGCCGGCGCCCTGCTGGCGCTCGCCTTTCCCGATCGCATCGCGAAGGCGCGGGGCAAGCCGGGTGAGTTCCTGATGGCGAACGGCCGCGCGGCGGCGCTCGATGCGGCGGATGCCCTGGCGCGGTCCTCCTATCTCGCCATCGCCGAGATTGCCGGCGGCGGTGCGACCGCGCGCATCCTCCTCGCCGCGCCGCTGACAGCGGAGGCTGTCGAGCATCTGGCGGGAGACCGCATCGTCACCGCGACGGAGGTCACCTTCGACAGGCAGGCGCGGGCGCTCAGGGCGCGGGAAACGCGGCGGCTCGACGCGCTCGTGCTTAGCGAGCGGCCCTTGCCGGTGCGGGCCGGCGAGGCGACAGCCGCCATTCTCGCAAAGGGCATCGCCGGCCTTGGGCTCGACGCGCTGCCATGGACCAAGGCGATCAGCCAGTGGCGCGAGCGGGTGATGTTCCTGGCGCGCGCTGAGGGCGCGGAATGGCCCGACTTGTCCGATGCCACGCTCGCGGCCGGCATCACGGACTGGCTCGGGCCCCATCTCCTCGGCAAGACCGGCCTATCGGCGATCCAGGCGTCGGACCTGGACGGCGCGCTGAAGGCGCTCCTGCCCTGGGACCTGCAACGGCGGCTGGAGGCCGAGGCGCCGACCCATGTCACCATGCCGACCGGCTCGAACATTCCTGTCGATTACGGCGGGGAGGAGGGGCCGGGCATCGCCGTGCGCGTGCAGGAGCTGTTCGGGCTCACCCGGCATCCGGCGCTAGCCGGCGGACGGGTGCCGCTGGTGCTCAATCTCCTGTCGCCAGCCCATCGGCCGATCCAGATTACCCGTGATCTGCCGGCCTTCTGGCGCGGCTCTTGGGCGGACGTGCGCAGCGAGATGCGCGGCCGCTACCCCAAACACCCCTGGCCGGAGGATCCGGCCAACGCCGCGCCGACCACGCGTGCCAAGCCACGTGGAACTTAAGACCCCTGGAACATAGGCGCTGTGGAACATGGGAAGATCCGTGGCAAGGTTCTGGGATGAGACGGAGACGGGTGCGATGTGCGGCGTTCGCCACCCGTTACCTCTCCCCGACGGGGAGAGGTCGCGCCGCAGGCGCGGGTGAGGGGGGCGCCCGCTTGAGATGCCCCCTCACCCCAGCCCTCTCCCCGCTGGGGAGAGGGAGAAGCGCGGACAGGGCGGGCCTGCGCTAAGAGAGACGATTGGGCTTGGTCGCCGCGAGCACCATCTCGGCGGTGACGGGATTGAGCGCCATCGCGATGTCATAGACGAGGCCGAGCCGCGTCAGGGCCTTGACATCGACATCATGCGGAAGCGGCGAGAGGGGATCGACGAAGAAGATCAGCACATCGACGCGGCCTTCCGCGATGAGCGCGCCGATCTGCTGATCGCCACCGAGCGGCCCGCTCTTCAGCCGCTGTACCTTAAGCTCCGGACAGCGCTCCATGATGCGCCCGCCCGTGGTGCCCGTCGCGAAGAGGTCACAGGCGGAGAGTTTGAGCCGGTGGGCGGCCGCAAAATCCGCCATCGCG encodes:
- a CDS encoding methylglyoxal synthase, which gives rise to MRRTSIALVAHDAKKDAMADFAAAHRLKLSACDLFATGTTGGRIMERCPELKVQRLKSGPLGGDQQIGALIAEGRVDVLIFFVDPLSPLPHDVDVKALTRLGLVYDIAMALNPVTAEMVLAATKPNRLS